The sequence CGGGTGCAGGTCGAAGTGGCACACCGCGGTGCCCGAAGGCAGTGAGGCCAGCCGGGCCTGCACCGCCGTCCTGACCGGGCCCGCGAGCTCGGCCCGCGCGAGGTTCGCCGCGAGGCGGTCGCGCAGCCGGGGCAGGGCGGCCGGTGCGGTGCGCGCCGCGACGAGCCGCTGCAGCGCGGCGAGCTGCTGACCGAGCCCGAGCGCCTGCTCGGGACGGCGGACGGCCTCCTCGAGCATCGACGGACCGTCGACCCGCTCGAAGACGATGCCCGGGCGGCCGTCGACGTCGACGAGCCCGAGGACGGTCGGGGCGGGCAGCCCGATCGCGCGGACGAGCTCGGTTGTGAGGGCCTCGCGCTCGGCCCAGTGCGCCGGGATGTCGGCGCGGAGCACCTTGGCCACGGCCCCCGTGCCCCACTCGTGCAGGTGCGACGTGTTGCCGTGCTGCAGGAGCCGGCCCGGACGCACGCGGGCAGTGTGCCACCCGGCCCCCGGCCCGCCCCGGCAGGCACGGGGTCGGGCCCGTCCGGGGGCCGTCAGCGGCCGGGTTCCTCCCGCTCGTGGCTGATGCTGCGGATGATGTCGAGCGCGGTGTCGAGGTCTGCGCCCGGACCGACGTGCACGCTGGCGCTGACGGGTTCGGGCAGCAGGGCCGCCACGACCGTCCCGCCGTCGGCGGCGTCGAAGGCCACGACCTCGTCGCCCGCGGCCGTGCCGGGCACGGGCCGCCGGCCCGGTCGGGGACGGGCCGCGAGGAAGCGGTCGCGGAACGGGCTCGCGTCGAGGGTGAGGCGCAGGCCGTCACCGGCGAGGACGAGGACCTCACCGTCGACTGCGCGCTCGTCGGGGGTCGTCAGGCCGGGGGGCACGAGGACCGCGAGACCGCCGAACGACACCCGGCGCCACGCCGGGCGACCGGACACCTCTCGGATGATCCGCCTCGCGCCGCGTGGCGGGAAGCGTGCTGGCACGTACGAGGTGACACGCGGGTGACCGCCCGCCGCACGTCGACACGAACGCAGACGTACGCGCCGTCCGTCGACACGAACGCAGACCTACGCGCCGCACGTCGACACGAACGCAGACGTACGCGCCGTCCGTCGACACGAACGCAGACCTACGCGCCGCACGTCGACACGAACGCAGACGTACGCGCCGTCCGTCGACACGAACGCAGACCTACGCGCCGCACGTCGACACGAACGCAGACGTACGCGCCGTCCGTCGACACGAACGCAGACCTACGCGCCGTCCGTCGACAGGAACGCAGACCTACGCGCCGCACGTCGACACGAACGCAGACGTACGCGCCGGGCTGCACGCGTGGACGCCGGACGGGCCGGGCGCCGAAGCGCCCGGCCCGTCCGGGGGTGGTGCTGCTCAGGCGGTCAACCGCGGCCGGGCTTGCCCTTGGCGTTGCCACCGCCCTTGCCGTTGCCGCCCTTGTCCGCCGACGGCCCGACGGTCCGGATGGTCGCGGTGCCCTCGAGGAGGTCACCGTCCACGGTGCTGCCCCGCAGGAGCAGCTCGGTGGAGCCGGGCTCGACGCCCGTCGCCCGGACCTGCACCTTGCACAGCAGGTCGACGACGCCGTCGCCGTTCCAGTCCTCGCCCGCCTCGCACGACACGACCGAGTCCTCCTCGCCGGTCACGCCGACGCGGAGCGAGTCGACGTCGGTGTCGGCCACCGGGTCGAACCCGTCCTGCGAGAGGACGACGAACGGCAGGTGGCCGCGGCTGCGCGGGTTGACGACCGCCTGGCCGCCGCCGGGCCGCGCCTGCACCTCGACCGTGAGGGTCGCGGGCGGGGTCGGCTCGACGAAGACCGCCGTCGTGCGGGCCGGCACGGTGAACGTGCCGCCGTCGAACGACGCCTCCTTCACCACCGGGTCCGCACCCGCGGCCTGGATGGGGTGCAGGACGAGACCGGCCTCGGCGAGGGCGTCGACGGAGTACGTCTGCGCCTCGTCGGTGGCGTTGAACGCCACGACCACCCGCTCGTGCGCGGCGTCCACGTCCTCACCGACGGTGTCGTCGAGGTGCATGAGGATGAGGCCGGGCACCTCGCTGCCGTCGAGGTAGGACAGCTTCTCCTGCACCTGGTCCTCGGTGGTCAGCGAGAACAGCGGCGAGGAGTCCGCCACCGCGAGGAGGTCGCGGAAGCGGGCGACCGAGGCCTCGATGTCGGCCTGGCTCGGCTGCAGCGCCGGGTCGGCGAGCAGCGGCGCCATGAACGGCCACTTGTCCTCGTTGTCCGGCGCCGGCGGGAGGCCGACCCCGAAGTTGTTCGTCGCGTACGAGAAGTCGAGGACGTTGAAGTGGTCGCCGGAGTTGTAGCTGTTCCGGTCGAGCGACTTCGAGCGGAGCATGTCCGTGCCGGCGTGGAAGAACGACACGCCCTGGCTGAGCGCGACGGTCGACAGCGCGAGCTGCTGCATGCGCACCCGGTCGGCCATCGAGGTGCCCTGCGGCAGCTTGAAGGCGTGGGAGTCGTACAGCGTCTCGTTGTCGTGCGCCGAGACGTAGACGATGTTCTCCTGCGGGTCCTGCGTGTACCCGGTCGGGCTGCCGTTGTAGTCGACCTCCGCCCCGGTCACGGTGTCGCCGTTGCGGTCGACGAACGTGAAGTCCGCCAGGTTGCCCGCCATGCCGACCTTTATCTGGTCCATGTCGAGCAGCAGCGCCTCGCGCTGGGCCGCCTCGTCGCCGTTGACCGCGTCCCCGTTGGGGTCGGTGAGCAGGCCCGAGCCGAAGCCCTGCACGCGCGGGTTCTCGTCGAACGGGCCGCCGCCGCGGACGGCGTCGCGGAGCCGGTCGTTGAAGGTGCCGATGCCCGTGCCGCCCATGTTGAGCTGGGTGGCCTGGACGAAGCGGGCGTCGTCGGCGACCTCGCCGAAGTTCCAGCCCTCGCCGTAGACGTAGATGCTCTTCCCGTCGACGCCGTCGGCCTCCAGGGTGAGGGAGTCCAGCGCCTCGCGGACGGCGAGCATGTTCGCCTTCGAGTGGTGGCCCATGAGGTCGAAGCGGAACCCGTCGACCTTGTACTCCTTCGCCCACAGGACGACGGAGTCGACCATGAGCTTCTCCATCATCGCGTGCTCGGTCGCCGTGTTCGCGCAGCACGTGCTCGTCGCGATCGTGCCGTCCGCCAGCAGGCGGTGGTAGTAGCCGGGCACGACCTTGTCGAGCACCGACTTCTCCGCCTGGCCGGACGCGGCGGTGTGGTTGTAGACGACGTCGAGCACGACACCGAGGTCGGTGGCGTTGAGCGCCTGCACCATCTCGCGGAACTCGACGATGCGCGTCGTGCCCTCGGGGTCGGTGGAGTACGAGCCCTCCGGCGCGTTGTAGTGGAAGGGGTCGTAGCCCCAGTTGAAGCCGTCGGAGTCCGCGACCTCCAGCACCGCCTCCTGCTGCTCGGGAGAGGCCGAGCCCGCGTCCGGGACGTCAGGCTCGACCCGCTCCGAGGCGTCCTCCTCGATCGTGGCGATGTCGAAGGTCGGGAGCAGGTGCACCGTCGTGAGGCCCGCCTCGGCGAGCTCCCGCAGGTGCGTCATGCCGTCGGAGCCGGCCTGGGTGAACGCCTTGTACGTGCCCCGCTGCTCCTCCGGCACCGTCTCGTCGGAGATGGAGAAGTCCCGCACGTGCAGCTCGTAGAGGTCGATCTGCTCCGGGGTCGGCGGCGCCTGGGTGGCGACGTCGGCCCAGCCCTCCGGCGCCAGGTCGGCGTCGTCGAGGGAGACGATCTGGCTCTTGACCGAGTTGGTCGCGAGGCTGACGGAGTACGGGTCGGTGACGACGTTGCTCTCGACCGTGTCGGTCGAGGGGACGTAGACCTCGACCTCGAACAGGTAGTACTGGCGGTCCCAGCCGGGCTCGCCGGTCACCGACCACACGCCCGAGGCCTCGTCGAGGGTCATCTCCGTCGTCGCGCCGGGAGGCGCGGCGGACGGGTCGTCGAACCGGTGGAGCGTGACGGAGCGGGCCGTCGGCGCCCACAGGCTGATGGTCGGCACGTCGCCGTCCCACGTGACGCCCAGGTCGGCGTCGCGTGCGGCGTCGGCGTAGAGGTCGTCGAGCACGCCCGGGACCTGGACCCCGGTCGCACCCGTCCGGGCGTCACCACGCGACGACGACACGGCGAGGGCGCCCTTCAGCGCCTCGGCGACGTCGAGGTCGTCCGGGACGCCGAGCGCGGCGTACCCGGCGAGGTGCGGGAACCGCTCGGCGAGGTCGGCCGGCAGGTCCGCCGACAGCCACTCGAGCTCGACGGACGCGGTGCCGTCGGGGCCGTCGACCCCGCCCGTCACCAGCTCGAGCCCGCCGTCCGGCGACGTGTGGAGGGAGTACGTCGCCGACTCGTCGTCGACGTCCCACGCGATGACGTCCTCGGTGAGCCAGACGACCTCCTCGGTCGTCAGGTCACCCGGCTCGCCGCCTCCACCCTGCACGGGCAGGAGGTACCCCTCGCGCCCGGCGAGGACCCACACCTCGTTCCCGACCGTGACGAGGTCGAGGACCTGGTCCTCGGGCAGGTCCTTGGTGTCGCCGCGGTGGAGGATGTAGTTGAGGCTCGTCGCACCCTCGGCGAGCGGCACCTCCCACACCTGGCCGAAGCGGTCGGAGCCGGTCGGCTTGGCCGACCCCTGCCAGGACGGCGACGGGTTCGCCGCACCGGTCCACGTGTAGAGGCTCCAGTAGTCGGCGAAGTCCGACGAGGAGTAGTCGCCGTAGTCGCCGTCGGGCCGGTGGTAGTGGATCGTGGCGAGGCCGAGCGCCGCGGAGCGGCTCTCGTGGATCGTCTCGTCACCGGACACGACGTAGGCGTCGGGCGTCTGCGAGGGGACGATCGACTGGTCCGGACCCGGGTCCTTCTCGTCACCCTTGTGGATGATGAAGTTGAGGGCGGCGCCGACGTCGTCGACGGGCACGTTCCAGTACGCGCCGAACTGCTCGCTGATGCCGTCCGGCTCGCGCGGTGCGGTCCACTCGGTCGCGACGCCCTCGGCGAGCGCGTCGCCCCACAGGTGCAGGCCCCAGCCGTCGTAGTTCCCGTCGGGCCGGCGGTAGTGGACGGTCGCGAACCCCTGGGCCGCCGCCTCGCTGGTGAAGACCTCCCCGGAGTCCGGGCTCAGCCACACCTCGGGCGTGAGGGACGGGTCGACGAAGCGGTCGTCCTGCGTGCCCACCTTGTTGCCGGCGGAGTCCACGACGATCAGTCCGATCTCCTGGTTCGCGCCGTCGGTCGTGTCGGCCTCGATGAAGCGGAAGACGCCGTAGTCGTCCTCGCCGTTCCACTCCAGGCCGTTCGGCCACTCGCGGCCGTTCATCTGCCCGTCGGCGATGTCGCCGAAGGCCCAGATGCTGAGGTCCTCGATGTTCTCCGTCTCCGGGAAGTGGACGATCAGGTGGTCCTGCAGGCCGCCGACCGGCTCGGCCGGCTCCTCGACGACGACCGACGACGTGGTGGCACCGGCCTTGTGCCCGGCGAGGTCGTCGACGACGGCCGCGACCTCGACGGTCGTGCCGGCGTCGAGCTGCTCGGTGTCGACGGTGATGCGGTACGGGAAGTTGTCGTCGGTGCCGGCGTACGTCCACTCACCGCCGCCGACGCGGGTCATGAAGCTCACCTCGGCGTACAGGTCACGATCGAGGGAGGCGGTGTAGACGAGCGCCTCGCGGGTCTGCCCGTCGAGGTCGAAGTCGATCTCGCCGGACTGCGCGACCGTGATGCCGGGGGCGCTGTCGCTGGCCGGCAGCGCGGTGTCGGCCCGGTAGACCGCCGCCCCGAAGGCCGGCAGCGAGACGGTGACGTCTCCGTCGCCGCCCGCCGTCAGGTCGCCCGCGGAGCCGTCGACCGACCACAGCGGCGAGAACGTCGCACCGGGGGTGCCGGTGGCGAACGTCGCCTCGCTCGCGGCCTCGGCGTTGTTGACCGCGACGAGGTACTCGACGCGCTCGTCCCGGTCGACGCGGCTGAAGGCGAAGACACCCGGGCCGTCGGCGGCGAAGCGCGGCAGCTGCGCGCCGGACCGGAGCGCCTCGTGCTCCCCGGTGAGCGTCGCCAGGTCGCCGAGGGTCTCGTACAGCGGGTGCGTCGTGTCGAAGTTGTCGTCGGCCGCGGTGGCGTCCGTGCCGATCTGGTCGTCGTCGAGGTAGATGTCCGTGACGCTCGGGAACATGTCCTGGCGGGCGGCCTTGTCACCGCCGGAGCCGGTGAAGCCCTGCTCGTCGCCGGAGTACACGACCGGCATGCCGCGCGAGAAGTACATGAGTGCGTGCGCGAGCCGGTCGCGGGCGAGCATCTCCTCGTCGCTCGCGCCGGGGTTGCCCTGGGCGATGAACGTGCCGATCCGGCCCATGTCGTGGTTGCCGAGGAACGTCGGCAGCGAGTACGCGTTGCCGTCGGCGTCGATGTAGTAGTCGTCGGCGGCGAAGAAGTCGCGCAGCGTCTGCGCGCTCGCGTTGCGGGCCGCGTAGTTCGTCGCGGCGTCCTGGAAGCCGAAGTCGAGGACCGCGGGCACGTCGCCCTTGGTCGGGAACATCGACAGGAGCTCCTCGTTGGCGGAGAACACCTCGCCGAACATGAAGAAGTCCTCGTTGCCGACGGTCTCCTTCGCGTAGGTCTCGATCGCGGGCGACCACTGCTGCCAGAACTCGACGTTGACGTGCTTCATGGTGTCGATGCGGAAGCCGTCGACCCCGCGGTCGACCCACGGCTCGAAGATCTCGATCATGCCGTCGACGACGTCCGGGTGCTCCGTGAAGAGGTCGTCGAGGCCGAAGAAGTCGCCGTACACGCTGTTCTCGCCGGCGAAGGAGCTGTTGCCGCGGTTGTGGTAGTACCGCACGTCGTTGAGCCAGGCCGGGACCTTGACGTCGGCCTCGTCCTCCGGCACGACGGGCGTGTACGGGAAGGAGACCTCGGGGTCGAGCGCGGGGAAGTCCTCGCTCGTGGCGTACTCGCGGTCGTCGAACGGCTCGCCGTCGGCGTCGCGGTACGGCTCGGACGCCTTCGCGATGTAGTCGTAGACGCCCTCCTGGTACTGGATGACGTCGGCGGTGTGGTTCGTGATGATGTCGAAGAAGACCTTCATGTCCCGCGAGTGCGCCTCGTCGATGAGGGCCTCGAGCTCCTCGTTCGTCCCGAAGTGCGGGTCGATCTGGGAGTAGTCGAGCGTCCAGTAGCCGTGGTAGCCGGCCGACACGTCGTTCGTGCCGATGCCCTGGACGGGCTTGTTCTTGAAGACCGGCGCCATCCAGATGGCGGTGACGCCCATGCCCTCGAGGTAGTCCATCTTGTCGAGCAGGCCCGCGAGGTCGCCGCCGTGGAAGAAGCCCTCGTCGGTCGGGTCGTAGCCGTGCTCGAGCGGGTCGTCACCACCGACGTCGCCGCGGTTGTTCGTGGGGTCGGCGTCGTGGAAGCGGTCCGGCAGCACGAAGTAGAAGACCTCGTCGGTGAGGTCCTGCCGCAGGCTCGGCTGCGTCATCTCCAGCAGCGCGGGGTCGAGCCCGCCGCCCGCGCCCGTCTCCTGCGTCGCGACGTGGCTCGCCTCGTCGTAGGAGAAGGACACCTCGCCCGCCGCGTCGGTCGTGAACGCGATGTTGTCGGGGCTGTTGGGCGTGCCGTTCGGGCCGTAGTTCTCGTCCCAGCTGCCGTCGATCGCGACCTTGTACTCCCAGCTGCCGGCGGGCAGCTCGAAGGTCGCGGTCCACGTCCCGTCGTCGTCGGGGTCGGACAGCTGGGTGGCCGCGCACTCCGGCTGCCAGTCGCCCGGGCAGCCGAGCTCGGACTGGAAGCTGCCGGCGAGCGTGACCGTCGCCGGTGGGTCGGTGTGGTCGGCGAGGGCCGGCGCGGGGACCAGCAGCCCCGCGGTCAGGGCGAGGGCCGCCGGGACGGCGACGAGCACGGGTGGACGGGGGGCGCGAGACGTCATCGGTCGCTCCAGAACGGGGTGCCAGCGGGGCGGGCGAAATGGGCGTTGCGGCGTCACGGTAACCCGTATGCGCGCAAGAGCAAAGGAAAGGTGACGCCGTCTTTACGCAAGGTTTTGCGCAAGATCACTGGGTCCTGACGCTCGCCCGGTGAGAGCGCGAACAACCGGGGGCGTCGGGAGGGCTACCGTCCGCCTCGGCCCATGACGACTCCCGCTGCTCCCGGCACCGCGCCGCGCCCCTACCTGCCGTGGCTGGTGTGGGGCACCGGCCTGCTCGCCTACGTGGTCGCGGTCATGCACCGCACGAGCCTCGGGGTCGCCGGGGTCGAGGCCCAGGAGCGCTTCGGTGCCTCGGCGAGCGCGCTCGCCTCGCTCGCGGTCGTGCAGCTGCTGGTCTACGCCGGGCTGCAGGTGCCGGTGGGGGTGCTGCTCGACCGCTTCGGGTCGCGCCGGCTGCTGGTGACGGGTGCGCTCGTGATGTCGGCGGGGCAGCTGGTGCTGGCCCTCGCCACCTCGACGGCCCCCGCCGTGGCGGGGCGGCTGCTGGTCGGGGTCGGCGACGCCATGACGTTCATCAGCCTGCTGCGGCTCGTGCCGGCGTGGTTCCCGGCCCGCCGGGTGCCGCTGCTCACGCAGCTGAGCGGGATCGTCGGGCAGACCGGTCAAGTGCTGAGCGCGGTGCCGCTCGTCCTGCTCCTGCACGGGCCGGGGTGGACGGCGGCGTTCGCCTCGGCGGCCGCGACGGGGGTCCTGGCCGCGGTGCTCGTGCTCGTCGCCGTGCGCGACAGCCCCGTCCCCGGCGCCGCCCCGCTCGTGCGGGGCACCCGGGACCTCGTCGCGGACCTCGCGCAGGCGTGGCGGCACCCGGGCACCCGCCTGGGGCTGTGGACGCACTTCGTCACCCAGTTCCCGGGGACGGTGTTCTCCCTGCTGTGGGGGTTCCCGTTCCTCGTGCAGGCGCAGGGTGTCGCGACGGGCACGGCGAGCGCGCTGCTCACGCTCTTCGTCGTCGCGGGCATGGCGACCGGCCCCCTGGTGGCGGTGCTCGTCCAGCGGCACCCCTTCCGCCGCTCGTGGCTCGTGCTCGGCATCGTCGGGGTCAACGCCGGCGCGTGGACCGTCGTCCTCGCGTGGCCCGGACCCGCGCCCCTGCCGCTGCTCGTGCTGCTCGTGCTCGCGATGGCGACCGGCGGCCCCGCCTCGTTGATCGGGTTCGACTTCGCGCGCACCTTCAACCCGCCGAACCGGCTCGGGACGGCGACGGGCATCGTGAACGTCGGGGGCTTCGCCGCGTCCCTGGTCACGATCCTGCTCGTCGGCCTCGTGCTCGACCTGCTGCCCGGCCCCGACGACCTCGCGAGCTTCCGCGTCGGCATGGGCGTGCAGTACCTCGTGTGGGCGGTGGGGGTCGTCGGCGTCGTGGTGACCCGGCGCCGCGTGCGCGCCCGCATGGCCGCGGCGGGGGTCGTCGTCCCGCCCGTCCGCGAGGCCCTGCGCCGGCGCCGCGGCCCGAGGCGCCGACGGACCCGCTGAGCGTCCGCCGACGGGTTCCGCGGTCCGTCGGCGGACGCCGTCAGGGCCGCGGCGCCCGGCGGCGCCACACGGGGACCCAGCCGACGGCGAGGCCGAGACACAGCACCGCGTACCACGCGACCGTGACGACGGCGGAGTTCGCGAAGGGCTCGTCGAAGAGCAGGAAGAGCGACAGCGACGACGCGGCGAGCGCCGCGGCCGGCCCTCGGACCCACCACCGTCCCCGTCCGCTCAGGGCGAGGCCCCCGAACACGGCGGCGGGCAGGAAGGGCAGCCCCTGGCCGGCGAAGACGACGAGCGCCGGGACGACGAGGACCAGCCGCCAGGGACCGCGGCCCCGGCGTCGCAGCAGCTCGACGGCACCGAGCGCGAGTCCCGCCA comes from Aquipuribacter sp. SD81 and encodes:
- a CDS encoding MFS transporter — protein: MTTPAAPGTAPRPYLPWLVWGTGLLAYVVAVMHRTSLGVAGVEAQERFGASASALASLAVVQLLVYAGLQVPVGVLLDRFGSRRLLVTGALVMSAGQLVLALATSTAPAVAGRLLVGVGDAMTFISLLRLVPAWFPARRVPLLTQLSGIVGQTGQVLSAVPLVLLLHGPGWTAAFASAAATGVLAAVLVLVAVRDSPVPGAAPLVRGTRDLVADLAQAWRHPGTRLGLWTHFVTQFPGTVFSLLWGFPFLVQAQGVATGTASALLTLFVVAGMATGPLVAVLVQRHPFRRSWLVLGIVGVNAGAWTVVLAWPGPAPLPLLVLLVLAMATGGPASLIGFDFARTFNPPNRLGTATGIVNVGGFAASLVTILLVGLVLDLLPGPDDLASFRVGMGVQYLVWAVGVVGVVVTRRRVRARMAAAGVVVPPVREALRRRRGPRRRRTR
- a CDS encoding phosphotransferase family protein is translated as MRPGRLLQHGNTSHLHEWGTGAVAKVLRADIPAHWAEREALTTELVRAIGLPAPTVLGLVDVDGRPGIVFERVDGPSMLEEAVRRPEQALGLGQQLAALQRLVAARTAPAALPRLRDRLAANLARAELAGPVRTAVQARLASLPSGTAVCHFDLHPGNVLLGPGGPVLIDWFDAAAGDPHADVVRTATLLHAGFGDGHLASAPAPVLAALLTGYLGALEPDVAADPGWEPVVRAARVAEPVGAAAHEALRAAVHAALRREPGATQGRATERGTPGVRPASPSARAR
- the pulA gene encoding pullulanase-type alpha-1,6-glucosidase, whose amino-acid sequence is MTSRAPRPPVLVAVPAALALTAGLLVPAPALADHTDPPATVTLAGSFQSELGCPGDWQPECAATQLSDPDDDGTWTATFELPAGSWEYKVAIDGSWDENYGPNGTPNSPDNIAFTTDAAGEVSFSYDEASHVATQETGAGGGLDPALLEMTQPSLRQDLTDEVFYFVLPDRFHDADPTNNRGDVGGDDPLEHGYDPTDEGFFHGGDLAGLLDKMDYLEGMGVTAIWMAPVFKNKPVQGIGTNDVSAGYHGYWTLDYSQIDPHFGTNEELEALIDEAHSRDMKVFFDIITNHTADVIQYQEGVYDYIAKASEPYRDADGEPFDDREYATSEDFPALDPEVSFPYTPVVPEDEADVKVPAWLNDVRYYHNRGNSSFAGENSVYGDFFGLDDLFTEHPDVVDGMIEIFEPWVDRGVDGFRIDTMKHVNVEFWQQWSPAIETYAKETVGNEDFFMFGEVFSANEELLSMFPTKGDVPAVLDFGFQDAATNYAARNASAQTLRDFFAADDYYIDADGNAYSLPTFLGNHDMGRIGTFIAQGNPGASDEEMLARDRLAHALMYFSRGMPVVYSGDEQGFTGSGGDKAARQDMFPSVTDIYLDDDQIGTDATAADDNFDTTHPLYETLGDLATLTGEHEALRSGAQLPRFAADGPGVFAFSRVDRDERVEYLVAVNNAEAASEATFATGTPGATFSPLWSVDGSAGDLTAGGDGDVTVSLPAFGAAVYRADTALPASDSAPGITVAQSGEIDFDLDGQTREALVYTASLDRDLYAEVSFMTRVGGGEWTYAGTDDNFPYRITVDTEQLDAGTTVEVAAVVDDLAGHKAGATTSSVVVEEPAEPVGGLQDHLIVHFPETENIEDLSIWAFGDIADGQMNGREWPNGLEWNGEDDYGVFRFIEADTTDGANQEIGLIVVDSAGNKVGTQDDRFVDPSLTPEVWLSPDSGEVFTSEAAAQGFATVHYRRPDGNYDGWGLHLWGDALAEGVATEWTAPREPDGISEQFGAYWNVPVDDVGAALNFIIHKGDEKDPGPDQSIVPSQTPDAYVVSGDETIHESRSAALGLATIHYHRPDGDYGDYSSSDFADYWSLYTWTGAANPSPSWQGSAKPTGSDRFGQVWEVPLAEGATSLNYILHRGDTKDLPEDQVLDLVTVGNEVWVLAGREGYLLPVQGGGGEPGDLTTEEVVWLTEDVIAWDVDDESATYSLHTSPDGGLELVTGGVDGPDGTASVELEWLSADLPADLAERFPHLAGYAALGVPDDLDVAEALKGALAVSSSRGDARTGATGVQVPGVLDDLYADAARDADLGVTWDGDVPTISLWAPTARSVTLHRFDDPSAAPPGATTEMTLDEASGVWSVTGEPGWDRQYYLFEVEVYVPSTDTVESNVVTDPYSVSLATNSVKSQIVSLDDADLAPEGWADVATQAPPTPEQIDLYELHVRDFSISDETVPEEQRGTYKAFTQAGSDGMTHLRELAEAGLTTVHLLPTFDIATIEEDASERVEPDVPDAGSASPEQQEAVLEVADSDGFNWGYDPFHYNAPEGSYSTDPEGTTRIVEFREMVQALNATDLGVVLDVVYNHTAASGQAEKSVLDKVVPGYYHRLLADGTIATSTCCANTATEHAMMEKLMVDSVVLWAKEYKVDGFRFDLMGHHSKANMLAVREALDSLTLEADGVDGKSIYVYGEGWNFGEVADDARFVQATQLNMGGTGIGTFNDRLRDAVRGGGPFDENPRVQGFGSGLLTDPNGDAVNGDEAAQREALLLDMDQIKVGMAGNLADFTFVDRNGDTVTGAEVDYNGSPTGYTQDPQENIVYVSAHDNETLYDSHAFKLPQGTSMADRVRMQQLALSTVALSQGVSFFHAGTDMLRSKSLDRNSYNSGDHFNVLDFSYATNNFGVGLPPAPDNEDKWPFMAPLLADPALQPSQADIEASVARFRDLLAVADSSPLFSLTTEDQVQEKLSYLDGSEVPGLILMHLDDTVGEDVDAAHERVVVAFNATDEAQTYSVDALAEAGLVLHPIQAAGADPVVKEASFDGGTFTVPARTTAVFVEPTPPATLTVEVQARPGGGQAVVNPRSRGHLPFVVLSQDGFDPVADTDVDSLRVGVTGEEDSVVSCEAGEDWNGDGVVDLLCKVQVRATGVEPGSTELLLRGSTVDGDLLEGTATIRTVGPSADKGGNGKGGGNAKGKPGRG